A portion of the Sphaerochaeta pleomorpha str. Grapes genome contains these proteins:
- a CDS encoding Crp/Fnr family transcriptional regulator, which translates to MTECTATNAFLSKHSMFGGLTEEELEVIHKLLDEKHYAKGSLILRQGEPNNSVYFILEGSVSIRKHCLSDDKNDREITVLHTGDSFGEMELIDIQSCAASVVCLTDTTVITLSNKDLYTLSKGHLMTYTMIILNLAREISRRLRATDNLLALVTTRQGTSL; encoded by the coding sequence ATGACTGAATGTACCGCTACCAATGCATTTCTTTCGAAGCACAGTATGTTTGGAGGTTTAACCGAGGAAGAGCTGGAGGTTATCCACAAACTTCTTGACGAAAAACACTATGCAAAAGGTTCACTCATCCTACGGCAAGGGGAGCCAAACAATAGTGTCTACTTCATCTTGGAAGGATCTGTTTCAATTCGAAAACATTGCCTTTCAGATGACAAAAATGACCGTGAGATTACTGTTCTCCATACAGGCGACTCATTTGGAGAGATGGAATTGATTGACATCCAAAGTTGCGCCGCCTCAGTCGTATGCCTTACAGACACCACGGTAATTACCCTGAGCAACAAAGACCTGTACACGCTTTCAAAAGGTCATCTCATGACCTATACCATGATTATCTTGAACCTTGCCAGGGAAATAAGCAGGAGACTCAGGGCAACAGACAACCTGCTTGCCCTTGTAACCACCAGGCAGGGAACTTCGCTCTAG
- a CDS encoding CdaR family transcriptional regulator produces MEISQRDADEIVKELSNLTKLKLNIVNSDAIIIANSDPQRVGDFHEATKKIIDEKLDELVVMDTAQYKGTCAGTNLPIVIDHQIVGVVGITGPYKEAVSYGKIIKKMTEILIQGKERENEKTRNKIARTRFQIEWICNAQTEVSEALKERGRDFGIDITVHRRIMVISLNEIKGESSPYSKLINLDSIEDSIEREILLLHASNTAFKTSNVLVATLIAPSDAKLLSVAENLLKKFSNPHIAISIGIDEACEDYLKIHEQYSKALKAQISARQRGSNAITFYSDLDLELLLSDISEKTRQSFMNKVFSGFSEEEILQSMKTIQVLYEENGSIYRAADRLNEHPNTLQYKLRKIERDTGYDPRKLGDAAVFNLALLFRGEYTSTKDKRN; encoded by the coding sequence ATGGAAATATCACAGAGAGACGCAGATGAGATTGTCAAGGAATTGTCCAACCTTACCAAGCTTAAGCTAAATATTGTGAATAGCGATGCAATCATCATTGCGAATTCCGATCCCCAGAGGGTCGGCGATTTCCATGAGGCAACTAAGAAGATCATCGATGAGAAGCTTGATGAGCTGGTTGTCATGGATACTGCCCAGTATAAAGGCACTTGTGCAGGAACCAACCTTCCTATTGTCATCGACCACCAGATAGTAGGGGTCGTGGGTATCACGGGTCCATATAAAGAAGCTGTTTCCTACGGCAAGATCATCAAGAAAATGACTGAGATTCTCATTCAGGGTAAAGAACGGGAGAATGAGAAGACCAGAAACAAGATTGCCCGGACTCGATTCCAGATTGAATGGATATGCAATGCACAGACTGAGGTTTCAGAGGCCTTGAAGGAACGTGGGAGGGATTTTGGCATCGATATAACAGTGCATCGTAGGATTATGGTCATATCTTTGAACGAGATCAAGGGAGAATCTTCACCGTATTCAAAACTGATCAATCTTGACAGTATTGAGGATTCCATAGAACGTGAGATTCTTCTGCTGCATGCTTCCAACACTGCTTTCAAAACCTCCAATGTCCTGGTGGCTACCCTCATTGCCCCTTCCGATGCAAAACTACTCTCTGTTGCCGAAAATCTCCTGAAAAAATTCTCCAACCCCCATATTGCGATATCTATCGGTATCGATGAGGCCTGTGAAGATTATTTGAAAATCCACGAACAGTATTCCAAGGCCCTCAAAGCCCAGATTTCCGCCAGACAACGGGGAAGCAACGCTATTACCTTCTATTCGGACCTTGACCTGGAACTCCTGCTTTCTGATATTTCCGAGAAAACCAGGCAGTCATTCATGAACAAGGTGTTCTCAGGATTTTCAGAGGAGGAAATACTCCAGTCGATGAAGACCATCCAGGTTCTATATGAAGAGAACGGGTCAATTTATAGGGCTGCCGATAGGTTGAATGAACATCCCAATACGCTTCAATATAAATTACGGAAGATTGAGAGAGATACCGGCTATGACCCGCGAAAGCTGGGCGATGCAGCTGTTTTCAACCTTGCCTTGTTGTTCCGGGGTGAGTATACCAGTACAAAGGACAAGCGGAATTAA
- a CDS encoding dihydrofolate reductase family protein yields the protein MRKLKLQVQLTLDGFMCGLYGEMDWMTLPWDDQLKSYVQKITDSVDCIVLGRKLAEKFIPYWASSPKGEDALGIKKMNETQKVVFTKTLVASEWANTILATGDLEEEITRLKNQTGRDLIAYGGVSFVSALVRHSLIDEFNLFINPTLIGRGQSICLELEANQTLWIKKATSFPCGIVALRYVLAKDF from the coding sequence ATGAGAAAACTCAAATTACAGGTACAACTGACCCTCGATGGCTTTATGTGTGGACTCTATGGCGAAATGGATTGGATGACACTGCCCTGGGACGACCAATTGAAGAGCTATGTTCAAAAAATCACCGATTCTGTTGACTGCATAGTCTTGGGGCGAAAACTTGCCGAAAAGTTCATCCCCTACTGGGCATCCTCCCCAAAGGGAGAAGATGCCTTGGGCATCAAGAAAATGAACGAGACGCAGAAAGTCGTCTTTACCAAGACTCTGGTAGCATCAGAATGGGCCAATACCATTTTGGCAACCGGTGATCTGGAAGAGGAAATAACCAGGCTGAAAAATCAAACAGGAAGGGACCTCATTGCCTATGGGGGAGTATCCTTTGTCTCAGCATTGGTAAGGCACTCTCTCATAGATGAGTTCAACTTGTTCATCAATCCCACCTTAATCGGCAGGGGACAGTCAATTTGTCTTGAGCTGGAAGCAAACCAGACACTCTGGATTAAAAAGGCAACATCCTTTCCGTGTGGAATCGTTGCTTTAAGATACGTTTTGGCCAAGGATTTCTGA
- a CDS encoding OsmC family protein has protein sequence MSEVHTYHTAVQWSEERKGMLSSEGLSSIEVATPPQFPGGHAGIWSPEHLFVASAEVCLMTTFLSLAEKARLEFQGYHSEARGTLEKTEAGFWMTQIVITPTLVIADEELREKALNLFSKAEKYCLISNSMKTEVRIEPIVEVI, from the coding sequence ATGTCTGAAGTACATACCTATCATACTGCAGTCCAATGGAGTGAAGAGAGGAAAGGAATGCTTTCTTCGGAAGGCCTTTCTTCAATTGAGGTAGCTACCCCTCCCCAGTTTCCTGGCGGCCATGCAGGGATCTGGTCTCCTGAACATCTGTTTGTCGCCTCTGCTGAAGTTTGCCTGATGACCACGTTCCTATCCCTTGCCGAGAAAGCAAGACTGGAATTCCAAGGCTATCATTCAGAGGCCAGGGGGACCCTTGAAAAAACGGAGGCAGGTTTCTGGATGACTCAGATTGTCATTACCCCGACACTGGTCATTGCCGATGAAGAACTAAGAGAGAAAGCCCTCAACCTTTTTTCGAAGGCTGAAAAATACTGCTTGATCTCCAATTCAATGAAGACGGAAGTCAGAATCGAGCCGATTGTTGAAGTCATCTGA
- a CDS encoding iron-containing alcohol dehydrogenase: MDYKKKAYELLKSWKGDNYVFGMGVLDQVGKLAAGYGKTALVVSNQTYMKPVCDKVVGYLQAEGVTLAGGSVAPDAKPNAPREDVYRLVTYILQFKPDCIVAIGGGSTIDACKCASALAALGSEVTPEVDHYFGTGVVTEDLKRTKKKLVPQIAVQTSASSGAHLTKYSNITDPVVGQKKLIVDEAVIPATSVFDYEVTVSMPISVTIDGALDAIAHTFEVYCGAKGEKQALCGELAATAISLCAENAKILVKDPKNLEAREAIGLATDLGGYAIMVGGTSGAHLTSFSLVDLVGHGTACGIMNPYYAVFYSKAIQPQLKVVGKIFKDFGYTDADIENLNGRPLALAVAEAMVAYGKSINAPTTLGELKGFGDTYIERALNAAKDPQLKMKLQNMPVPMTIDDVDTYMEPILRAAVSGDFSLIKEM, from the coding sequence ATGGATTATAAGAAAAAAGCGTATGAGTTGTTGAAATCCTGGAAAGGTGACAACTATGTGTTTGGCATGGGAGTCCTCGACCAAGTTGGCAAGCTTGCAGCCGGATACGGAAAAACTGCTTTGGTTGTCAGCAACCAGACCTATATGAAGCCGGTCTGTGACAAGGTTGTAGGGTATTTGCAAGCTGAGGGGGTTACCTTGGCTGGAGGTTCCGTCGCCCCTGATGCAAAACCGAATGCACCCCGTGAAGACGTCTATCGTTTGGTAACCTATATTCTGCAGTTCAAGCCCGATTGCATAGTTGCTATCGGGGGTGGTTCCACCATCGATGCTTGTAAATGTGCCAGTGCCTTGGCTGCCCTTGGTTCTGAGGTTACCCCAGAGGTTGACCACTATTTCGGGACTGGTGTTGTTACCGAGGATTTGAAAAGGACCAAAAAGAAACTGGTTCCCCAGATTGCCGTACAGACTTCTGCCTCCAGCGGGGCACACCTTACCAAATACTCAAACATCACCGACCCTGTAGTAGGGCAGAAGAAACTCATCGTCGATGAGGCTGTCATTCCCGCTACCAGTGTATTCGACTATGAGGTAACGGTTTCGATGCCCATCAGTGTTACGATTGACGGAGCCCTCGATGCCATTGCCCATACCTTTGAGGTCTATTGTGGGGCAAAGGGCGAGAAACAGGCTCTTTGTGGAGAACTGGCCGCAACGGCTATCAGCCTCTGCGCTGAAAATGCAAAGATCCTTGTCAAGGATCCCAAGAACCTTGAAGCAAGGGAAGCTATCGGCCTGGCAACGGACCTTGGCGGGTATGCCATCATGGTCGGAGGGACCAGTGGTGCCCACCTTACCAGCTTCTCTTTGGTCGACCTTGTGGGCCATGGCACTGCTTGCGGTATCATGAACCCGTACTATGCGGTATTCTATTCCAAGGCGATCCAGCCCCAGCTTAAGGTTGTCGGAAAGATTTTCAAGGATTTCGGATATACCGATGCCGATATCGAGAATCTGAACGGGAGGCCTTTGGCTTTGGCGGTAGCTGAGGCTATGGTTGCCTATGGCAAGAGCATCAATGCCCCGACTACCCTCGGGGAACTCAAGGGCTTTGGCGATACGTATATCGAAAGGGCTCTGAATGCGGCCAAAGATCCCCAGTTGAAGATGAAACTCCAGAATATGCCTGTTCCCATGACTATTGACGATGTCGATACCTACATGGAACCGATTCTCCGCGCAGCTGTTTCAGGTGATTTCTCCTTGATCAAGGAAATGTAA